The region AATTGCAGAGTAGGTACAAGGAAAAAGTacattcttcattcaaatttgtctatttcggaTCACATATATCtttctatgaaatttcaatcaaatctgatagatagatagattctgatatcaaaatttcactaattttcaattttctcattaTATATACGATACTCGCGAATATTTAACTCTTTTGCaattgattttaaaatttaGTTGAATCAGATGTGCAGATATTCTTTTCGAATATTGAGAACACAAAATGTCATATATGTATACCTTAGTTACCATTCTGGATTTAGTTATCAatagggaacaccaccacgtgactgttCAGTTCACAATGGAactagagatatttcttcttatatatcaacgatttttatggggttttcacataatttcttcaaacaataatctacattgtagtcaatattttcgatttaCGAATGAAAATTTACTTCTTCTCAATAATTAAAGATTTCAACctccctgaaaatttcaagtcaagcacaTTCCATAGAGAGTTATCGTGTACAAGAGGCTGCGCTTAAATGAACGAACATAATCAATTGCGATCGCACATTCTTCATCACTGGGCAGTACCCGAACGTTTGATACACCTCTTCTAAAATAAGGTACAGTCATTTAGGCAAAATTATAGCCTATTGTTTCCCTGTAATAATAATATCGATCATCATATTTATGAATACTTAATGAATATAAGTAAATTTCGTGTAGGTGAACCTACCTACTGTTTGAAACcagataatatttatttaatattcattaatttatagGACTCAGCAATTGCCTCTTGACGAGCATGGATTATCCTCCTTATCATTAAATGACTCAAGATATTATATGAATCATCCCAAAAGAGGAGTCGCTTTAATATTCAACcatatgaatttcaattcaaatttaccaACACGACAAGGAACAAATAAAGACAAGGACGACCTTGAGTCACTGTTCACCAAGCTGAAATTTAGAGTTGAATCTTACGATGATCTAACAAAAGAACAAATCCGTAACGTTTTGGTATCAGGTGAGTATATAACAGTgacaaaatagtatattgtgcaacaagttgggaaagtccaacttttctcgcgagtgtggaagtttgtggcacgagcgtgaaaggcgagtgccgcaaacacacgagcgagaaaaggactttctccacatgttgcacactttacttttcctacaactgcacaaatttcaataattcaagtaatggacttgatttaaatcaaaatggccttcgttgacagtttgtgctaatttattgcgtttccatagaaacgacccaaaagcccaatttcattggtctaccaatgtgtgggcaaagtgccatgaggaataatatttcccacaatatgagcaatacatagttttgcaattgattaagctatgcagaatacgctacttttcatagcagttgtaggaaaaaagaTTTATAGTAGAGTATTACATAGTTTTATGTGACTCGCGATATTCATATATCTATCAAAATCTTCTATGAAAAGTTACATCTACATATAGGGTTAATATTGTTGTGAACTTACATCATATAAAAGTAGATGTCTCTAAGGACAGTTCCATAAGCGAAAGTAAAGTCTCTTTTTCCATGAGAATGTGTCCTTAACAAATAAAACATGTTCCATAAACTAATTTTAAGGTTAACGAAAGCTGAACAGTGTCCTTCATTATTTCGAGTAGTGGCCCATTATGTCAAGAAAAAGGATCCTTTTCGTTCGCGcataatcaatgaaaaattatcatatttgaaattagGTATAATTAATCCAATCTCACTTTAACtactccataaaaacgcttaGCCAGATGTTTGTTTGATCTTATGCCTCATCCATGCCATGGGCACAAGCTTTTTAAACTATAGAGTTGAAAATGATATTAACGCGATTTCATTGAACTCTGATGTCGATTCTTTTAGATATATCGCGAAATGAAAAGCTTTACTTTCACTTTATAACAGAAAATACTATATCAGTTTTTgtcaacaaaatttgaatttctatgaaatattaccaaatgcaAGCAGTAAATCACTTGTTCTCATAACAGCCAACCCTAGGAAACTTGACAGTTACGAAAGAAAGGAGGCTTTCTCTAAAAGACGGATTATGTTTAGGGATCCACTTCCAAGCTTCTTTTAAAGACGACTTTTTAATAAAGCGGCCTTTACCAAAAATCAATAATAGTTCGAATTACagaattattttcagttttggatcatttattcaaaatgatatttttgacGAACGAATTATCACCGATTCATGAAATGTTGTATGTGGGAAGACTACACTGATCTCTCAACAGCTGATGAACCAGTTTATCAATTTCCAGAATAGGATTTTTTCgtgatttcagaaattataatgaaaatcaCTATTTAGGTATATAGAAAATTAAACAAGTTTAAATATGAATCAATCATACCTTTTATAGTATTAAAAATACATTCGAGAAAAATCATTCGGACAAATTCTCAAATTTCAGTTGCATCAACAGACCACACTGACGAGGATTGTCTGGTAGTAGTCATCCTGAGTCATGGTGATAACAGAAAAATTTTTGCAAGAGATACCCATTATTCGCCTGAATTACTATGGATATCTTTCGACGGATTTCATGCACCAAGTCTGATTGGTAAACcgaaactttttttcattcaggTAGGTATATTTAATCATCAAACAAATCATGAAAACTTGTCAAATTAAATTTTCCAGCATCCCCTCCATCAAAAACAGTAACTATTGGTTTTAAAATCTTATCA is a window of Harmonia axyridis chromosome 2, icHarAxyr1.1, whole genome shotgun sequence DNA encoding:
- the LOC123672883 gene encoding caspase-1-like, with amino-acid sequence MGEKNEGDAISFHLKRTQQLPLDEHGLSSLSLNDSRYYMNHPKRGVALIFNHMNFNSNLPTRQGTNKDKDDLESLFTKLKFRVESYDDLTKEQIRNVLVSVASTDHTDEDCLVVVILSHGDNRKIFARDTHYSPELLWISFDGFHAPSLIGKPKLFFIQACRGDKVDAGVPVRHQTQVDSTKREDRYISIPVMADILVMYSTVEDFLSWRNPKSGSYFIQSLVRQLSFHAKEKDLLSILTYVNREIATGYSPEMKQERLQSYANKQMSSVVSMLTKEIYFV